Sequence from the Cellulomonas fimi ATCC 484 genome:
GCGGCGGAGCTCGCCGGCCGCGTGGGCGTCACGCTGCTGGTGCCGGGCGGCATGAGCACGCCGTTCTTCGACGGCCGCACCGAGCAGTACCGGCCGGGCCCGGACGCGGACCTCAACGACCCGGCGCACACCGCGGGTGCCGTGCTCACGGCCCTGCGGCAGCCGGTCGGCTCGGAGATCCGGGAGATGCTCGTCATGGCGTCCGGCGAGTCGTCCTGGCCGTGACCGACGCGACGGAGGTCACCGACGTCCTGGCGCTGCGGGCGCTCGGGCTGGGTGACGCCCTGACGGGGGTCCCGGCCCTGCGCGGGCTGCGGCGCGCGTTCCCGCGCGCGCGCCTGTGGCTGGCCGGTCCGGGCGGGGTGGGTGACTGGCTGCGCCGGCAGGGCGTGGTCGACGAGGTCGTGCCGGTCGAGGGTCTCGCCGCGCCGCCGCCGATCCCCTGGACGCGTCCCGGGCACGTCGCGGTGGACCTGCACGGCCGCGGACCGGCCAGCCACGAACGGCTCCTGCGCACGCGCCCGCGGCGGCTCGTCGCGTTCGCCCATCCGGCCGCCGGGCACCTCGACGGGCCGGCGTGGGCGGAGGACGAGCACGAGGTGCACCGCTGGTGCCGCCTGGTCGCGACGCTCGGCGTCGCGTGCGGGCCGGACGACCTGCGGCTCGTCCCCGACCGGAGCGACGGCCGTGCGGTCGGACCCGTCGGTGACGTGCTGCTGCACCCCGGCGCGGCGTCGGGCTCGCGCCGGTGGCCGCCGGCGCGCTGGTCCGCGCTCGGGACCGCGCTGGCCGCACGGGGCGTGACGGTGACGCTCACGGGTGGCCCGGACGAGGTCGCGCTGTGCGAGCAGGTGCGGGCGGCGACGCGCGTGCCGTCGCCTGCGTTGCGGGTCGTGAGCACGGCGGGCGGGCTCGACCTCGACGCGCTCGCGCGGCTGGTCGCGTCCGCGCGGCTCGTGGTGTGCGGCGACACCGGCGTCGCGCACCTGGCGACCGCCGTCGGGACGCCCACCGTGCACCTGCTCGGCCCGACGTCGCCGGACCGCTGGGGCCCGCTGCTGGACCGGGACCGCCACACCGTCCTGTGGCACGGGCACCCGGACGACCCGGGCGACCCGCACGCCGCCGACCCGGACCCGGCGCTGCTGCGCATCACGGTCGACGAGGTGCTCGCGGCGGCGGTCGACCAGCTCGCACGCGGCCCGGTCGCGCGCGTCCCCGCGACGGCCTGACGGACCGCGCCGGGTCGGTGTGCCGCTCGCCGCCCGCAGTCGGCCCCGGCCACGGGGCCGGTGCCGGTCGGCGGTGCGCGGACCCAGGCTGCGCGGACTCAGGCCGAGACGCTCAGCTCCTGCGCGAACCACTCGACGGTGCGACGCAGCCCGTCCGCCCACGCGACGCGCGGCTCCCACCCGAGCTCGGTGCGCGCGAGCGTGATGTCGGGCCGCCGGACCTCGGGGTCGTCCACGGGCCGCCCCACGTGCTCGACGGTCGACGACGACCCGGTCGCGGCGATGACGTCCTGGGCGATCCGCAGGACCGTCATCTCCTCGGGGTTGCCGATGTTCATCGGTCCCGGGTGACCGCTCGCGGCGAGGCCGAGCACGCCCTCGACGAGGTCGTCGACGAAGCACACGGACCGGGTCTGCTCCCCCGTCCCGGCGACGGTCACCGGCTCACCTGCGAGCGCCTGCCGGACGAACGTGGGGATGGCCCGGCCGTCACGCGGCCGCATGCGGGGGCCGTAGGTGTTGAAGATCCGCACGATCGCGGTGTCGACGCCGTGCGTGCTCCGGTAGGCGGTCGTGATCGCCTCCGCGAACCGCTTGGCCTCGTCGTACACGCCGCGAGGCCCGACGGGGTTGACGTGCCCCCAGTACGACTCGGGCTGCGGGTGCACCTGCGGGTCTCCGTACACCTCGGACGTCGACGCGAGGAGGAACCGCGCGCCCTTGTCCTTCGCGAGCCCCAGCGCGTGCGCGGTGCCGATCGAGCCGACCTTGAGCGTCTCGATGGGCAGCTGCAGGTAGTCGACGGGCGAGGCGGGCGACGCGAGATGGAGCACGAGGTCGACGGGCCCGGGCACGTGCACGAAGTCGGTGAGGTCGCACCGCTGCAGGTGGAAACCGGGCCGCCCGAGCAGGTGCGCGACGTTCGCGGGCGAGCCGGTGAGGAAGCTGTCGAGGCACACGACCTCGGCCCCGCGGTCGAGCAGCGCGGTGCACAGGTGGCTGCCGAGGAACCCGGCGCCGCCGGTGACGACGGCGCGGTGCACGGGACGGCGGGGGCGCGCGTGCGCCAGGGAGGTGCTGTCGGTGGTCGCCACGGGCATGGCCTCTCGTGGGCGGGGGCGCCTCTTCTCGGCGCGGACCGGCACGTGCGGGCACGACGCGCCGGTCGACCGGACCAGCGTCCCGCCGCTGCCGCCGGCCCGCATCCCGAGCGGTGCCCCGACGACCCGCAGGTCAGCGGTCGCGCAGGTCCCGCATCGCGCGCTGCGCCTCGAGGTTGTCCTGCCGCTCGCGCAGCGCCTGCCGCTTGTCCCAGTCCTTCTTGCCGCGGGCGAGGGCGATCTCGACCTTGGCGCGCCCGTCGAGGAAGTACAGCGCGAGCGGCACGATCGTGTGGCCCTTCTCGCGCGTGCGGGCCTCGAGCCGGTCGATCTCCTCGCGGTGCAGCAGCAGCTTGCGCTTGCGCCGCGGTGCGTGGTTGGTCCAGGTGCCCTGCGAGTACTCGGGGATGTGCACGCCGTGCAGGTAGGCCTCGCTGCCCTCGATCTCGCACCAGCCGTCGACGAGCGAGGCGCGCCCGGCGCGCAGGGCCTTGACCTCGGTGCCGGTGAGGACGACGCCGGCCTCGAACACGTCCTCGATGGTGTAGTCGTGCCGGGCCTTGCGGTTCGCGGCCACGAGCTTGCGCCCTGTCTCCTTGGCCACGTCCCGGCCTCCGTCCTCGTGCGTGCGGGCGGCGGCCCGGCTCAGCAGTGCCGCACGAGCCTACCCGTCGCTCCGGGGACGACCACGCGGATTACGCGCGGGTCACAGGCCGAGCAGGGGGCGCGGGTTGACCGTCGAGCCGTTGACGTACACCTCGAAGTGCAGGTGGCAGGCGGCGGAGGTGCCGGTGTTGCCCGAGTAGCCGATGAGCTGGCCACGCTCGACGCGCTGCCCGGAGGAGACCGCGAACGACGTCAGGTGGTTGTACGACGCGGACACGGCGTTGCCGTTGACGAACCCGCTGTCGATCATCACCTGGTTGCCGAACCCGTACCGGGTCTTGGCCCACGTGACGGTGCCCGCCCGGCCCGCGTAGACCTTGGTGCTGCAGTAGGTGCGCAGGTCGATCCCGGCGTGCAGGCGCACGTACCCGAGCGTCGGGTGCAGGCGCATGCCGTACTCGGAGGTCACGTAGATCGGGCTGATGCTCGTCGGGTTGCCGAACAGCGAGCTGCCGACGGGACCGGGTGCGGGGGCGGGCTTGCCGGCGGCGGCGTCCCGGGCGCGCTGCGCGTCGATCGCCGCGCGCAGCTCGTTCTCGATGGCCTTCGCCTCGGCGTCCATCGCCGCGAGAGCGCTGGCCAGGGCGGCCTTCTGCGACTCGAGCGTCGCCTGCTGGGCCTGCTGCTCGGCGACCAGCCCGTCCAGGGTGGCCTTCGCGTCCTCGGCGGCGTCGCGCGCGGCGTCGGCCTCGACGACCTTCTGGTCGGCCTCGGCCTTGAGCTCGGTGATGCGGTCCTCGACGGCGTCGAGCCGCGCCTGGGCGTTGCGGTTGCTCGCCTCGGCGGCCTTGAGCGCGTCGAGCACCTGCGCCTGCGTCCGCAGCGCGGTCGAGACCAGGCCGTACCGCTCGACGAAGTCCTCCGAGCTCTCGGCGTCGAGGATGACGCTCACGCCGGACACCTCGGCGCCGCCGCGGTACGCCTCGCGGGCCATCTGCCCGATCGCGGCGCGCATCTTCTCGGCCTGCTCGGTGTCCTGCTGGATCGTCGCGGACAGCGTGACCTGCTGCTCCTG
This genomic interval carries:
- a CDS encoding glycosyltransferase family 9 protein; translated protein: MTDATEVTDVLALRALGLGDALTGVPALRGLRRAFPRARLWLAGPGGVGDWLRRQGVVDEVVPVEGLAAPPPIPWTRPGHVAVDLHGRGPASHERLLRTRPRRLVAFAHPAAGHLDGPAWAEDEHEVHRWCRLVATLGVACGPDDLRLVPDRSDGRAVGPVGDVLLHPGAASGSRRWPPARWSALGTALAARGVTVTLTGGPDEVALCEQVRAATRVPSPALRVVSTAGGLDLDALARLVASARLVVCGDTGVAHLATAVGTPTVHLLGPTSPDRWGPLLDRDRHTVLWHGHPDDPGDPHAADPDPALLRITVDEVLAAAVDQLARGPVARVPATA
- a CDS encoding UDP-glucuronic acid decarboxylase family protein → MPVATTDSTSLAHARPRRPVHRAVVTGGAGFLGSHLCTALLDRGAEVVCLDSFLTGSPANVAHLLGRPGFHLQRCDLTDFVHVPGPVDLVLHLASPASPVDYLQLPIETLKVGSIGTAHALGLAKDKGARFLLASTSEVYGDPQVHPQPESYWGHVNPVGPRGVYDEAKRFAEAITTAYRSTHGVDTAIVRIFNTYGPRMRPRDGRAIPTFVRQALAGEPVTVAGTGEQTRSVCFVDDLVEGVLGLAASGHPGPMNIGNPEEMTVLRIAQDVIAATGSSSTVEHVGRPVDDPEVRRPDITLARTELGWEPRVAWADGLRRTVEWFAQELSVSA
- the smpB gene encoding SsrA-binding protein SmpB; the protein is MAKETGRKLVAANRKARHDYTIEDVFEAGVVLTGTEVKALRAGRASLVDGWCEIEGSEAYLHGVHIPEYSQGTWTNHAPRRKRKLLLHREEIDRLEARTREKGHTIVPLALYFLDGRAKVEIALARGKKDWDKRQALRERQDNLEAQRAMRDLRDR
- a CDS encoding peptidoglycan DD-metalloendopeptidase family protein; this encodes MRRRLRLPALLAAACLLVGVAVASPAVADEIDDRRKAAEQKAAANEKAQADAEAAMEGLDASLQATASRLLELQAQIPAAQARLDEAKAALEKAQREAAIIAARLVDAQEQQVTLSATIQQDTEQAEKMRAAIGQMAREAYRGGAEVSGVSVILDAESSEDFVERYGLVSTALRTQAQVLDALKAAEASNRNAQARLDAVEDRITELKAEADQKVVEADAARDAAEDAKATLDGLVAEQQAQQATLESQKAALASALAAMDAEAKAIENELRAAIDAQRARDAAAGKPAPAPGPVGSSLFGNPTSISPIYVTSEYGMRLHPTLGYVRLHAGIDLRTYCSTKVYAGRAGTVTWAKTRYGFGNQVMIDSGFVNGNAVSASYNHLTSFAVSSGQRVERGQLIGYSGNTGTSAACHLHFEVYVNGSTVNPRPLLGL